Part of the Persephonella sp. genome is shown below.
AGGTAAGATTGAGGAAAGATTGAAAGAACTGATTTTTGAAATAGCTGATGAATATGGATTTGACATATTAGCTTTAGAAATAATGCAAGACCATATACATTTGTTTGTATCAGCTCCACCTAAATATGCACCTGCAACTTTAGTTAAGTTGTTTAAAGGAATAACTGCAAAGAAACTGTTTAAAGAGTTCCCAGAACTCAAAAAGCAGTTTAGGAAAGGTCATCTATGGACACCATCTTACTATTTAGGGACTGCTGGTAATGTATCAGCAGATACGATTAAAAGGTATATAGACAATTTTTAAATTGAGTGAGCCGAAAGGCGAACAGGAATGTCAAGGAAAGTAAAAAGAAGCTTAAAAATAGAGTTAAATAATACAGACCCAACCACAAACATAGTATTAGGATATTTAACCTACCACGCAGGAAAACTCTGGAATGAAGCAAACTACCTTGTAAAAAACAAACTGGCAAAACCAAACAAGTTTGACCTATACAACAAACTCAAAGATACTTCCATACATAAAAAATCCCTACAAAGCAGAACAGCACAAATCATATTAGATGAGCTGTCAAGAGGCTGGCATAATTTCTTTAAATACTTACAGAAACCAGAAAAATACCCATCACCAGTAAAACCACCAAAATACAACAAGAAAAAATCACCACACAGACCAGTAATTTACGATAAAACAGGGTTTACAGTTGAAGGAAACACAATAAGACTGTCATTGTCTAAAGAATTAAAGCAACATCTAAAAGAAAAACACGGAATAGACATAGACTACCTAAGAATAGAAACAGGATTAGACTTAAGCCAGTTAAATATACTAAACATACAAATCACACCATACAAAGCATATGGAAACATTACTTACAGGTTAAACATAGTATACGAAAAAGAAATAGAAGAACTTAAACCAAAAACAAATAAAGCACTTGCAATAGACTACGGAGTATCAAACTTTGCAACGATTGTGATAGAGAACCAGCCAATAAGCTATATAGTAGATGGGAAAGGAATACAGTCAATATTAAGAAAATACCTAAAGAAATTAGCCAAATGGCAAAAGAAAAGAGATAATCTGTTAAATAAAGGACTTTCAACAAATAGAGTAGATAAGATACTCCACAGAATACAAAGAAGGATAAATAACCTGATACGAGACTTTAGTCATAAAGTTTCAAATCTAATAGTAGAGATAGCAAAGAAATACAATGTTTCAACAATTGTGATAGGCAAACTACAAGAAAGTAAAAACAAGGAAAGCAAGCTAACAAGTATAGTAGACCAGATGTTAAGTTTACTACCACACGGTAGAGTGTCAAAGCAAATAGAATACAAAGCAAGTGAATATGGAATAAAGACAATACTTGTAGATGAAAGCTATACTTCAGGTGTGGACAGCTTAAAAAATGTAGCTGTCAGCAAAGAAAATTACACACCTGAAGCAAGGAAACACAGGGGACTATTTAAAAGCATATTAGGATTAGTAAACGCAGATGTAAACGGAGCAAGAAACATACTTAAAAAGTTTAAAAAGAGATTTCACGATTACATTACAGGCTTAAAGAAAGTAATAAGAATTAGAGTATTTGGAAAGTTAGCAAGTAGCCCCAAGTCTGTCCAAGTATATAGGCAGATAGGGGTAGCAAGGTGTGGTGACCACCTGTCAGGGATAAGGCTATCCTACGATAGCAAACTTCCTGAGAAGCCACCGACTTTAGTCGGTGTGTAGTTCACTTCTACTTGTTTTAGCTTTTCTGTTTTGGAGTTTAACCTGTTTTGTATATCTGCGATAGTGTAGTTGTATAACCATTTTGCTTCTAAGAACACTCTTTCAAGCCAGTGTTTTTGCCCTTTGTTTAGATTAGAGTATGAGATTTTAAGCTGATAGACTTTAGGGATTTGGTTTTTGCGTTTTTCTTTTGTCCTTTTCAGACTTTCTTTTATTTTTTGTTTTTTATCTAAAACTGTTGTAGTCATTTTGAAAACTTCTATAATATTATAGCAAATTAACGATTAAAGGGTTTTGAGAGTTTCTGACGAAACTCTCTGCCATTCATCCCAGTTTTAAAAAACTGGGCTTTCTGGCAATTTTTCTGTAAAAGAGGTTATAGCTTTCAGCCTGAGAAATAATATCCCTTTTGAAAATTTAAAAAATTATTATTTTAAATATATAAAGAACATAGGATTTAAAAACCCAGAATTAGAAAGGATGTTTAAAAATGATTGATTTTAAGAAAATTAAGGGCTTTTTACTTGATTTAGATGGTGTTTTATACATCATTGATAAACCGATAGAAGGTGCACAGGAAACCCTAAAAAAGCTAAAAGAAAAATATCCAGTCAGGTTTATCACAAATACAACCACAAAACCCCGTAAAGTCGTTTATGAAAAGCTAATCAAAATGGGCTTTGATGTTAAAGAAGAAGAAATTTTTTCCGCCCTTGAGGCCACAAAACAGTTTTTAAAGGAAAGAGATGCCGGTGCATTCCTAATCCTTACAGACCTTGCCCTTGAAGACATGAAAGATATAAAAAGGGAACCTGTTGAGTATGTAGTTATTGGGGATGCACGGGATAATTTTACTTATGAGAATATGAATAAAGCCTTTAGATATCTAATGGATGGGGCTGAGCTACTGGCAGCTGCTAAAAACAAATATTTCAGGGATAAAGATGGCAAATTATCTTTAGATTGCGGAGCATATATAACAGGACTGGAATTTGCAACAGGTAAAAAAGCAAAGCTTATAGGTAAACCTAATAAAGACTTTTTCCTACTTGCTGTTAAATCAATGGGATTAAAGCCGGAAGAAGTGGCAGTTATAGGTGATGATATAGAGGCAGATGTTAAAGGAGCAATGGACGCCGGATTAAAAGGAATACTGGTAAAAACAGGCAAATTTACCCCTCAAGATTTAGAAAAAGGTATAAAACCAGACCTGATAATAGAGAATATAAATCAGATTTTGGAGTATATAGATTAAATGAAAAATTTAGAAATAGAAACTATTAAAAAGATTTTAGAAGAATTTGTTAAAGATACTGGTGAACAACTTGAATTAATTTTAATCGGTGGTCTTGCTTTGCAGCTTTACGGATTAGAAGATAGAGCCACCATAGACATAGACGCTGAAGTAGAAAAAGGAGATTTATTTAAGCTTTTCCATTTTCTAAAAGAAAAAGGAATTCCAGCAGATTTAAGTGAAAATATTGCTGGATGGTCTGTTGTTTCGATGCCTGAAGGATATAGAGAAAGGGCAAAGATTATATTACAGGATACAAATTTAGTCATAAAAATATTAGACCCCTATGATTTTGTGATTGCAAAATTAAGAAGAGGAACCCAAGAAGATTTTGAAGATGCATTATTTGTGGCAAAAAGGTTCAACCTTAATCCTGAGAAGATTTTAGAGTATGGAGAACTTGCAATAAAAAACTCTATAAAAGATACAGCTTTGCTTAATTTTAAAAATAGATTGGATATATTTGTTAAAAAACTAAAAGAGGAAAAGAAAAGTTGAAATTAAAAATAATTCCTGCTTTTACAGGAAGGGAATATAAATCTATAGATGAAATTTTAAAGGATACAAAAGCAAAAAAACTCCTCTGGGCTGAGATTTTGTTTAATGATGAGATAGACTGGGAAAAATTTAAAGACAAAATAAAAGAAGATTACAAAAAAGCAGCTGTTTTTTATACAAATTTTAGATATTTGTTTAAAAGCAGAAAACCACTACCAGAAATGAAAGAAAAAGTAGATGAAAAAGAAATTAGAAGATTTGAAGAGGTTTATAGATTTTTGAATATAGAACAAAGCTAAAGTCTATATTTCTTTCTTCCAACTTAAAAAGATTTGCTGACTTTGTATATAAAGTGTAGTGTTAAACAAATATATCTATTTTCTCGTGTTGATTATTGTTTTCCTGTTGTTGTTTTTGCAGTTCTATTCTTGCTTTCATTTCAAGCATAGCTGCTCTGGCAGCTACGGCTCTATCTTGTGGAGAAGGGTCTGCAGGTGCAAGGGCTGCTCTTTTTATTTTCTGGGCTATCTCTATAGTTTCCTGTGGAGTTCTACCTTCTTTTATTTTTATTGGAACTTCTCCACCAACTATGTATAACTTTCCATCGGGGCCCTTTTTATACTCATAATGAACAGATCCTGCCAGTTCCCCACCGGCAACTTTATGCGCCATTTCGTGCGCTTTTACTTTTTGTTCAATCATCCGAAGTTGCTGAATAATCTGCTGTTGCTTTATGTCATCAATGGTTTTATACTCCTGATAATAAGCCCCTGAATTCCCAACTCCCTCAATCATTTCAATTTAAAAATTAATGATACTCATTTGTAATTTCAACATACCTTTTAAACCTTTCATAAGCCTTGCCGAATTTTAGGGATTCTTTGGCCATTTGTTTTGCAATTTCTAAATCATCGGTCAAGCCATAAGCCATAATTAGAATGGCAGCTGTTAGTATGGCAAAAGGTGTGTTATTTTGGTCTTCATTTTTCAGTATATCAAGGCAGATTTTTGCATTTTCTTCAGGAGATATTTTTCTGAGGATAAACTCTTTATTAATACCTTCAGGGTAAATTTTAATTTCTTTGCCATTCAAATGTAAGATAGTTTCATGGTTAGGAAATGGTTCTACGCCACCTTCAAGGGCTTTGAATACGGTTATTTTTTCAAATCTTACATATTTTGCCAGTTCTGTATATTTTTGAATATACGGAGGATGGGATACTCCTGTAATTACTTTGTCTGTTCCAAATGGGTTCAGCATACGCTCCATTGTGTTGTGGTATGTTCTCAGTCCAAATTCTTTTCTTTTTGGTAATAAATTGAACAATTTTTGTGCAAACAATCTCTGATGTGCAAATCCAAATCCTATTTCTTCAAGTGTTCTAATAACAGTATTTAGATTATCAGGAGTTTTGGCTCCCATATATTCAAGTATCTGATGATAGATAATTCCATATTTAGAAGGTATACCTTCAGCTCCATGTCCTGCCAGATAAATTCCTGAAGCTACTGCAATAAATATCGCCGCCGGAAGAACATGAACAGACCTATTTTTCCCATCATAATTTATAGCTATATCCAGAGGTTTTGTATCAGTTTTTATTCTTGTCATATATTCTCTATGTGCATCTATGAAGCCTTTGAGTTCCTCTATTGATGCATACTTTATTCTTTCAGCTGCCCAGAAGGCTCCAATCTGCAAGTCTGTAGCTTTTCCATCTTTGATTAATTTCTCAGCATTATAAGCTTCTTCTTGCGTAAGGTCTTTTAATCTTTTTTTACCGGTGCCTACTACTTTTAGGTATTCAATCATTATGCCTTCTCCTGCACAAATTTTGTGAAAATAGTTCCTTTGATTTTACTACAAAAAATCTGGAAAAGCTTTATTTTCAAGCCCTATCTGGCAAATCTGATTTTTGGCACACTTCTTGAAAAATATCTGATTAAAAAGATTCCAAAAGGGCTAAAAATGGAAAAACTTATAAAAGTTTCTCAGGAAAGAAACAAAAGAATAAATAAGATAGAAAAGTTGAAACAGGAGCATACTCCTCAGGAAGCATGGGAAAAACTTGAATATTATGCACAGCATGGATTTTCTTCTATCCCTGAGCACGATTTGACCTATTTCTTTAAATGCTTTGGGATTTTTTACAGACCTGCAACTCCAGAAAGATTTATGCTAAGGGTAAGAATCCCCGGTGGAAAGCTAAATTACCAGCAGGCGAAAAAATTAGGAGAAATAGCAAAACAATACGGAAATGATTATATAGACCTCACAACCAGAATGCAGGTTGAACTCCGTTATCTAAGGATTGAGGATATTCCCACAGTTTTAAAAGAGCTGGAAAGCGTTGGAATAACAACTTTCCAAACAGGAGTAGATAACTTCAGGAATATAGTTCAAGACCCATTAGACGGTGTTGCTTTTGATAATGTTATAGAAACATGGGATATTCTTCTTAATATCCAAAAGATTTTCCTTAAAAATCCAGAATGGATATGCCAGCTTCCAAGGAAGTTTAATATAGGAATATCAGGTTCTTACTCAAACAGATGTAATATCTACGGGCATGACGCCTGTTTTATCCTGGCAGAAAAAGATGGAATATACGGCTTCAATGTGTATCTGGGAGGGAAAGTTGGGGCTGTTGCTAGGCCTGCAGGGGTGTTTTTGACTGGGGGGGAAGTCCCCCTCTTTTTTGAAGCATTAGCCAAAGTTTTCAAAAAATACGGTTTTAAAGACAGCAGAAACAAAAACAGACTCAAATATATGATTGATGCAGTAGGAATGGAAGAAATTATAGACGCTGTCAAACATGAAGCCGGTAGAGATTTTGAAGAAGCAGGAAGAACCCTTACAGAAATGGAGGGAGGAGAAAAAACAGGAAAAGTTCAGCTAAAAGACGGGACATTTGCAATGCATATGGTTGTCCCTTCTGGAATCTTTTCAGGAACAGCAATGATTGAAGCTGCAGAAGCTTCAAAAGAGTTTGGAAATGGAGAAATAAGACTCACTGTTACACAAAATCTTTATATACTTGATGTTCCAAAGGAAAACATTTCTAAACTTTTATCCCTTCCTATTTACCAAAAATATAAAAATATAAACTCTCCTTACTTTAACGACGTTATAGCCTGTGCAGGAACAGAGCATTGTCCATTTGGAGTTATTCCTAATAAACCTGACGCAATAGAGGTAGCAGAATATCTAACCCAAAACTATCCTGTTGATCCTTCAGATGCAAAAGTCAGGATGTATTGGTCTGCCTGTCAAAAAGGCTGTGGTATCCATGGAAATGGAGATATTGGTTTCGTTGGGGTAAAGTTCAAAAAAGATGGAGAAACTACCGTTGGTGTTGATATGTATTATGGGGGAACAATGACCGGGGAGCAGGAGGAGGGGAAACTTCTTATTAAATCTATTCCTTTACCAGAAGTTAAGTATTATGTGGAAGAGCTTATAAAAGAATATCTTCGTCTTAAAAAACCAAAAGAAAGCTTTGAAAGGTTCTACAAAAGAGTTTTATCAAAAATATCAAAAGAAGCCCTTAGATTTCTCATTGTCTTTAACAATCTCATGAAAAATCAGAATATCAGACTGGAGATAAACGAGCTTCTCTTAAATAAGTCCAGTGAGGAGGAAGAAATTTTTGCCTTTGGATACCAGCTTTATAGAAAACTAACAGGAAAATCCCCATATACAAGGCCGGATTTACTCCAGATTTATGACGAGCCTGAACCGGAAAAACCATCAAAACTCAATCCTGAAATCCCCAAAGGCCTCAGTGAAATCATTTCAAAAATGATTACAAAAAAACCTGAAAAACGATACAAGGTTTTCACAGAAATTGAAGAAGACTTGAAAAAAATCTTTACTTAGATCAATGAAAAAAAAAACTTATAAATCTAAAATTAGCCAAAAACTCATTTAAAAGCGGAGGAATATAAAATGAAACGACGGGTTTCCTATTTGCTCAAAAAATTTACATCCTTTGCTCCTAAAGAAACATATTCAAATGGACATTCTGCTCTCACAGAGCAGGACAGGACGTGGGAAGACTTTTATAGAAAGAGATGGCAATATGACAAAAAAGTTAGAACAACACATGGAGTGAACTGCACAGGTTCCTGTAGTTGGTGGGTTCATGTAAAAAATGGACTTGTGACATGGGAAACCCAGGCTCTTGATTATCCAACTACCGGCCCAGATTTTCCAGAATATGAACCAAGAGGATGCCAGAGAGGAGCTTCATTTTCGTGGTATGTCTACAGTCCTTTAAGAGTTAAATATCCTTATGTAAGAAGCGTTCTATTAGAAGCCTGGAGAAAAGCCAAAGAAAGAAATAATGGAAATCCTGTCAAAGCCTGGGAAGAAATATTAAACGATCCTAAGAAAACAAAAGAATACAAAACTGCAAGAGGCAGAGGAGGTTTTGTAAGAGCAAATTGGGAAGAAGTAAAGGAATTAATTGCTTCTCAACTTATATATACAATCAAGAAATATGGTCCTGACAGAATCGCTGGATTTACTCCAATTCCGGCTATGTCAATGTTAAGTTATGCAGCCGGAGCCAGATTTATATCTCTCTTAGGTGGAACTATGCTTAGCTTTTATGATTGGTATGCAGACTTACCTCCTGCTTCCCCACAAGTATGGGGAGAACAAACAGATGTTCCAGAAAGTGGAGATTGGTATAACTCAACTTACATTATTGTTTGGGGTTCAAACATCCCAATGACAAGGACTCCTGATGCCCACTTCTTTTCAGAGGTTAGATATAGAGGAGCAAAAGTTGTTTCTGTTAGTCCAGATTATGCCGAATATGTAAAATTTGCAGATGAATGGATGCAACTAAATCCTGGAACAGATGCTGCTATAGCCCAAGCAATGACCCATGTAATACTAAAGGAGTTTTATGTAGAAAATCCTGAAGAATACTTTATTAGCTATGCCAAGCAGTTTACAGATTTACCATTTTTAGTAATACTGAACAAAGAAGAAGATGGATTTATAGTTAATAGATTTTTAAGAGCTTCCGATATTGGTAAAAATGTATCAAATGCAGAATGGAAACTCATTGTTTTAGATGAAGATACAAATCAGTTAGTAATTCCTAATGGAAGTATAGGCTACAGGTGGGAAGATACAGGAAAATGGAATTTAAAAGTTGAAGATGAAAACGGAAATAAAATAAACCCTACATTAACAATTCTTGGAAGAGAAGATGAAAAAGGATTTGTTAAACTTCCATATTTTGAAGATGATAAAAAAGGGATTTTAAAAAGAGAAATTCCTGTTAAGAAGATTGAAATAGATGGAAAGGAATATTATCTAACCACAGTTTTTGATCTATTTCTTGCAAATTATGGGGTCAAAAGGGAAGGATTAGAAGGATATCCATTCTCTTACAATGAAGATGCTCCATATACACCAAAATGGCAGGAAAAAATAACAGGAACTCCTGCTCATCAAGTAGAAAGAATTGCAAGAGAATTTGCCCAAAATGCTGCAGAATCAAAAGGTCGTTCTATGATAATAATGGGTGCCGGTATTAATCACTGGTATAATGCCGATTTAATATACCGTGCTATTCTTAATCTTGTTATTTTAACTGGTTCTCAAGGTAAAAAT
Proteins encoded:
- the tnpA gene encoding IS200/IS605 family transposase gives rise to the protein GKIEERLKELIFEIADEYGFDILALEIMQDHIHLFVSAPPKYAPATLVKLFKGITAKKLFKEFPELKKQFRKGHLWTPSYYLGTAGNVSADTIKRYIDNF
- a CDS encoding transposase → MSRKVKRSLKIELNNTDPTTNIVLGYLTYHAGKLWNEANYLVKNKLAKPNKFDLYNKLKDTSIHKKSLQSRTAQIILDELSRGWHNFFKYLQKPEKYPSPVKPPKYNKKKSPHRPVIYDKTGFTVEGNTIRLSLSKELKQHLKEKHGIDIDYLRIETGLDLSQLNILNIQITPYKAYGNITYRLNIVYEKEIEELKPKTNKALAIDYGVSNFATIVIENQPISYIVDGKGIQSILRKYLKKLAKWQKKRDNLLNKGLSTNRVDKILHRIQRRINNLIRDFSHKVSNLIVEIAKKYNVSTIVIGKLQESKNKESKLTSIVDQMLSLLPHGRVSKQIEYKASEYGIKTILVDESYTSGVDSLKNVAVSKENYTPEARKHRGLFKSILGLVNADVNGARNILKKFKKRFHDYITGLKKVIRIRVFGKLASSPKSVQVYRQIGVARCGDHLSGIRLSYDSKLPEKPPTLVGV
- a CDS encoding TIGR01458 family HAD-type hydrolase; protein product: MIDFKKIKGFLLDLDGVLYIIDKPIEGAQETLKKLKEKYPVRFITNTTTKPRKVVYEKLIKMGFDVKEEEIFSALEATKQFLKERDAGAFLILTDLALEDMKDIKREPVEYVVIGDARDNFTYENMNKAFRYLMDGAELLAAAKNKYFRDKDGKLSLDCGAYITGLEFATGKKAKLIGKPNKDFFLLAVKSMGLKPEEVAVIGDDIEADVKGAMDAGLKGILVKTGKFTPQDLEKGIKPDLIIENINQILEYID
- a CDS encoding DUF6036 family nucleotidyltransferase, which gives rise to MKNLEIETIKKILEEFVKDTGEQLELILIGGLALQLYGLEDRATIDIDAEVEKGDLFKLFHFLKEKGIPADLSENIAGWSVVSMPEGYRERAKIILQDTNLVIKILDPYDFVIAKLRRGTQEDFEDALFVAKRFNLNPEKILEYGELAIKNSIKDTALLNFKNRLDIFVKKLKEEKKS
- a CDS encoding putative metalloprotease CJM1_0395 family protein; protein product: MIEGVGNSGAYYQEYKTIDDIKQQQIIQQLRMIEQKVKAHEMAHKVAGGELAGSVHYEYKKGPDGKLYIVGGEVPIKIKEGRTPQETIEIAQKIKRAALAPADPSPQDRAVAARAAMLEMKARIELQKQQQENNNQHEKIDIFV